One part of the Longimicrobiales bacterium genome encodes these proteins:
- a CDS encoding HAD hydrolase family protein codes for MAETTHTSGMPRDLAARVRLVIFDVDGVLTDAGVYLGHTGSGEPIELKRFDIVDGLGLHLLLYAGLRVGIVSGRVSSANRLRAEELGLPYHEGPGGHKLQAAEALIAHENVGWDEVAVLCDDLPDLPLLKRAVLPAAVANAVPEVHALARWRTTRLGGRGAAREFCDALLHARGDYERALARYTSERDAEAATR; via the coding sequence ATGGCTGAGACGACGCACACGTCCGGCATGCCGCGTGACCTGGCAGCGCGCGTGCGCCTCGTCATCTTCGACGTCGACGGCGTGCTCACCGATGCGGGCGTCTACCTCGGACACACCGGGTCCGGCGAGCCGATCGAGCTGAAGCGCTTCGACATCGTGGACGGTCTCGGCCTGCACCTCCTGCTCTATGCGGGTCTGCGTGTCGGCATCGTGAGCGGTCGCGTCTCCTCGGCCAACCGCCTGCGCGCCGAGGAGCTCGGCCTGCCGTACCACGAGGGGCCGGGCGGCCACAAGCTGCAGGCGGCGGAGGCGCTGATCGCGCACGAGAACGTCGGCTGGGACGAGGTCGCCGTGCTCTGCGACGACCTGCCCGATCTGCCGCTGCTCAAGCGCGCCGTTCTCCCCGCGGCGGTGGCGAACGCCGTACCCGAGGTGCACGCGCTCGCACGCTGGCGCACGACCAGGCTCGGCGGACGGGGCGCTGCGCGCGAGTTCTGCGACGCACTCCTGCACGCGCGTGGCGACTACGAACGTGCGCTCGCGCGCTACACCAGCGAGCGCGACGCGGAGGCGGCGACGCGATGA